A single Dreissena polymorpha isolate Duluth1 chromosome 14, UMN_Dpol_1.0, whole genome shotgun sequence DNA region contains:
- the LOC127856858 gene encoding zinc finger protein 37-like, with translation MELSECSVRALLRVFAKDCLETLVFTEHVELHAKMWVTVDHINKMEYEFKHLFAPCDVATYIDYQHVQETMTDPVEMVALETMTDPVQMVDAECQTEVVKTELDGFADTETDMNSMKEVKVEVVSEDEHLESEEVTKVMPASPAERDTTDRKKTDSETVCLLCPAKFKSGDTEPLEEHLRTSHDVGNQYSCPMCKQICMSKVALADHVTQAHCKNESSKVAKINEPSKLAKKNEPSTLAMRKIHAQKKQALRVSDGSDTDDDYLLKSSLLIRINKKGKKIVKPKAKKKNIKKKQKAPKKETIVVPKKEKIVVPKKEKNVVPKKEKNVAPKKEKNVDDLENGIEIKKEGEMKEDDEKESRVMADPLYVPEPNSEIKVKCIECGKLYKSKRALRRHFNTTHTTNSHVCEICGHSFRGKESLYHHKRGIHDNAKVYKCPEPDCDASFNFSHSLRLHRLKHTGARPHMCNVCGKTYLTGYHLKVHMQATHSEKKIFACKMCDKTFSYSTSLKMHEATHKPQDRVKCDACDKSFVNNQALKYHVMSKHTEAGHYPCEECGKVCKSELMLRTHMRRHSVDNARFMCDICGRQFMYKSALEMHRAVHRDDKNYKCKTCGKSFKTYPTLYSHQYVHRQDSPFTCSTCGKSFKTKERLKAHEKRHTGLKPFECQICQHCFPDNGGLSKHLRTVHAKVKKFVCDICGKATSRADNLRVHMKVHMKGTDYTPKKSRESRHNTDPQNKVPVHNAFPGDQDSKGRMEILFDDDSHSSSNHYTARDYEPNMPNFPTLDPVQIASTTNDQSMPLNLHYNQGNSGGHLAALGGLQSHIMVNRSMPATSQGGQGHHQAHNAVMAVPGINPSQFMYPWPYVYGHAVAPGMGPSQQQQQQQSSSNGWMTPENT, from the exons ATGGAGCTGAGTGAGTGTTCAGTTAGGGCCTTGCTGCGAGTGTTTGCCAAGGACTGCCTGGAGACACTGGTATTCACGGAACATGTAGAGCTGCATGCCAAGATGTGGGTCACTGTGGATCACATCAACAAGATGGAATATGAGTTCAAACACTTATTTGCACC GTGTGATGTAGCAACCTACATTGACTATCAGCATGTACAGGAGACTATGACAGACCCAGTGGAGATGGTTGCCTTGGAAACCATGACAGACCCAGTACAGATGGTCGATGCAGAATGCCAGACAGAGGTGGTCAAGACAGAATTAG ATGGGTTTGCAGACACTGAGACAGACATGAACTCCATGAAAGAGGTCAAGGTTGAGGTCGTGTCTGAAGATGAACACCTCGAAAGTGAGGAGGTTACCAAGGTGATGCCTGCCTCTCCTGCAGAACGAGACACAACGGACAGGAAGAAAACTGACAGCGAGACTGTCTGCCTGCTTTGTCCTGCCAAGTTTAAGTCTGGGGACACAGAGCCATTAGAGGAGCATTTGAGGACCAGTCATGATGTCGGCAACCAGTATAGCTGTCCAATGTGCAAGCAAATATGTATGTCAAAGGTCGCCCTTGCCGACCATGTTACTCAAGCACATTGTAAGAACGAGTCTTCAAAAGTGGCAAAGATAAACGAGCCTTCCAAACTGGCAAAGAAAAACGAGCCTTCCACGTTGGCAATGAGGAAGATCCACGCTCAAAAGAAACAAGCACTCAGGGTATCTGATGGAAGTGATACGGATGATGATTATTTGCTCAAATCTAGTCTCCTGATAAGAAttaataaaaaaggaaagaaaattgTCAAACCCAAGGCGAAGaagaaaaatatcaagaaaaAACAGAAAGCCCCTAAGAAAGAAACAATTGTTGTCCCTAAGAAAGaaaaaattgttgtccctaagaaagaaaaaaatgttgtccctaagaaagaaaaaaatgttgcccctaagaaagaaaaaaatgttgatgaTTTAGAAAATGggattgaaattaaaaaagaagGTGAAATGAAAGAAGATGATGAAAAGGAATCTAGGGTTATGGCAGACCCATTATATGTGCCTGAGCCGAATTCAGAAATCAAGGTGAAGTGCATCGAATGTGGTAAGCTGTACAAGTCAAAGCGCGCACTCCGTCGCCACTTTAACACGACGCACACAACCAATTCTCACGTGTGCGAGATTTGTGGACACAGCTTTAGGGGCAAAGAGTCCCTTTATCACCACAAGAGAGGTATCCATGACAACGCTAAAGTTTACAAGTGCCCCGAGCCTGATTGTGATGCGTCTTTCAATTTCAGCCACAGCCTGCGCCTGCATAGGCTGAAGCACACAGGGGCTAGGCCTCACATGTGCAACGTTTGTGGCAAGACATACCTGACTGGGTATCATCTCAAGGTTCACATGCAGGCTACCCACTCTGAGAAGAAAATTTTCGCGTGTAAAATGTGTGACAAGACATTTTCGTATTCTACCAGCCTAAAGATGCATGAGGCCACGCATAAGCCTCAAGATAGGGTTAAATGTGACGCTTGTGATAAATCATTTGTTAATAATCAGGCTTTGAAGTACCACGTTATGTCAAAGCACACAGAGGCAGGGCATTACCCGTGCGAGGAATGCGGGAAGGTGTGCAAGTCAGAGCTGATGTTGCGCACGCACATGAGGCGTCATAGCGTCGATAATGCACGCTTCATGTGCGATATATGTGGGCGCCAGTTTATGTACAAGTCTGCGTTGGAGATGCACAGGGCTGTTCATAGAGATGACAAGAACTATAAGTGTAAGACGTGCGGCAAATCCTTCAAGACCTACCCTACCCTGTACAGTCATCAGTATGTGCACAGGCAAGACTCACCATTCACATGCAGCACGTGTGGAAAATCATTCAAAACCAAAGAGCGGCTTAAAGCACATGAAAAACGCCACACGGGTTTGAAGCCGTTTGAGTGTCAAATTTGTCAACACTGCTTTCCGGATAATGGAGGTCTGTCAAAACATCTTAGAACTGTGCACGCAAAGGTGAAGAAATTTGTCTGTGATATTTGTGGGAAAGCCACATCAAGGGCAGATAACTTGAGAGTCCATATGAAAGTTCATATGAAAGGAACTGATTATACCCCGAAAAAATCCAGAGAGTCGAGGCATAATACAGATCCACAAAATAAAGTTCCTGTACACAATGCCTTTCCAGGTGACCAGGACAGCAAAGGGAGAATGGAAATCTTGTTTGACGATGACTCTCATTCCTCTAGCAACCACTACACAGCCCGGGACTATGAACCTAACATGCCCAATTTCCCGACCCTGGACCCTGTCCAGATTGCTTCAACCACCAACGATCAGAGCATGCCTCTGAACCTTCATTACAACCAGGGAAACAGTGGCGGGCATCTGGCGGCCCTAGGGGGCCTGCAGTCTCACATCATGGTGAACCGCTCCATGCCGGCCACATCCCAGGGGGGCCAGGGACACCACCAGGCACACAATGCTGTGATGGCAGTGCCGGGAATCAATCCATCCCAGTTCATGTATCCCTGGCCTTACGTGTATGGGCATGCTGTGGCACCTGGCATGGGGCCAagtcagcagcagcagcagcaacagagCAGCTCTAATGGGTGGATGACACCGGAGAATACTTGA